The genomic segment CAGCGCAGCGCGTTGGCGCAACAGATGCTCGCGCATGGCCTGTTCGGCGGCGTTGCAGTCGCGCGCCTTGAGCGCCGCGAACACGGCCATATGCTCGGCCAGGCTTTGCTGCAACCGGCCCGGCGCATGCAGTTGCTGGAGCCGCGCCAGGCGCAGGATCTTGCGCAGATCGCCAATCACCTGGGCCAGCCAGCGGTTGTCGGCCAGCGTGATGAAGGCTTCGTGAATGGCGTAGTTCGCCTCGTAATAGTCCGGGATGCGTCCCTGCTCCGCGCACAGTTGCAGCCGCTGGTGCAGGGCCTCCAGCGCGGCCACATCTGCGCCGCCCACCCGGCGCGTGGCCTCGTGCGCGGCGCGGCCTTCGAGCAATGCCATCACCGGGAAGATCTCGTCCAGATCGCGCTCGCTGACCTCGGCCACAAAGCAGCCCCGGCGCGGCTCGTGGCGCAGCAGACCTTCGGCCACCAGCACCTTGAGCGCCTCGCGCAGCGGAGTGCGCGAAATGGCCAGCCGTTCGCACAGGGCGGCCTCGTCGAGAAAACTGCCCGGCGCCAGCGCCCCCGCGAAGATTTGCGCGCGCAGCCGCGCGGCGGCGGCGTTGTGCAGGGAGTCGGGGGTAGGGCGCATGTGGAGAGCAGACAGGCCAGGCGGGTGAAAAAAGCAGGCAACGCGATCGTGTAACGGGCAGGGGCCGGGGTGGGATGATCAGGGTTTACCCTTGGTTTTTCGGGGGTTGACCGGAAAGCCCGGAGGCGCCCCGGTGGCAGTTTCGGCAACCATCATCATTCAAAAATACGGCAACCGCCAAGATTGTCGGTCAATCAGCATAATTTTCGATAATTATGTGAAGTGACTGGCAAAAAGACCACAGACGATCGTTCGCCCGTGCCGAGACCCCTTCAAGCAACGATCCATTTCCCAACCCTTGCCGCTGCCATCCCCCAGCGCTGCCTACAAATGCCGCCATCCGGCAGACCGTTCCGCGCTTGACCGACGCAGCCCGTGTGGCGGTGGACGAGAGACGCCGGGCGGCCCTCATGCGCGCGGTCGACCATCCGCACGCGGCGAACACGCCCAGCACACGCCCGGTCGAAGCCGCACGGCAAACCGGGCCGATGGTGATCTGCATGTCCGGGACCCTGGTATCCTCCCCTCCAGCATAGGATATGGACAGATGAACACACACACATCGCACCCCGACATCATCAAGCGCCTCAAACGTGCCGAAGGCCACCTCAAGGGCATCATCGCGATGCTCGAGGCAGAACGCAGTTGCCTGGAAATCGCCCAGCAGTTGCAAGCGGTCGAGAGCGCGCTTGGCAACGCAAAAAAAGCACTGGTTCACGATCACATCGAGCATTGTCTTGAACACGCCATCGGCGACAACCCCAGGGACTCTGGTCGAGCCATCCGCGAATTCAAGGAAATCACCAAGTATTTATAAGGGGTCCCGGCATGACGGATTTACTGCAACAGGGCGTTGGCAGCGCCTGGCTTTTCATTCCCGGCGCCATTTCGTTGGGCGCTTTGCATGGGCTTGAGCCGGGGCATTCCAAGGCGGTGATGGCCGCTTTCATCGTTGCCATTCGCGGCACCGTGGGCCAGGCCATCATGCTTGGCTTGGCGGCCATGGTCTCGCATACCGCCGTGGTGTGGCTGCTTGCCTTCCTTGGCATGCGCAGCCAGTGGAATGCCGAATCCTCCGAGCCGTACTTTCAATTGGCATCCGGCATGTCGATCGTCGCCATTGCCGTCTGGATGGCGTGGCGAACCTGGCGTGGGTCGCATCACCATGGTCATGCCGCCCTGCCTGAAGGCGCTGCATCCGCTGGCCAGGACCCGCATGAGCTGGCACATGCCAACGAGATCCGGCAGCGCTTTGGTGACGGCAAGGCAAGCAATCGCCAAATCATGCTCTTTGGCATCACCAGTGGATTGATTCCCTGCCCGGCAGCGATCACCGTATTGCTGCTGTGCCTGCAACTCAAGCAAGTCGCGCTGGGGGCCACGCTGGTGCTGTGCTTCAGCATCGGTCTGGCGCTGACGATGGTGTTGTCTGGCGTTGTCGCTGCCATCAGCGTGCGCCATGTTTCCAGGCGCTGGTCAGGTTTTGGCGAGTTTGCGCGCAGGGTGCCTTATGTCTCAAGCGCCCTGATCGTGTCGTTGGGGCTGTACGTCAGCTATTGCGGCTGGATGGCGCTATCGGGTGTGGCATGAGAGAAAATTCACCAGCAGCCATGCTTGGCGCCTGGCACCAGCGTCGCTGCCGGCGGGCAGGCCGGTGGGTTTGCGCGACGACCCATTCGGCATGAGCGTTTGCCGATACGATGGTCGTGACATATCGATGGTCGTGACACATGAAAGCACCCCCGCACATGGCCATACAGTGGTTCCCCGGTCACATGCATTTGACCCGAAAAGCCATCACCGAACGCATCGGGGACATCGATGCCGTGATCGAGGTGCTCGACGCGCGCCTGCCAGGCTCCAGCGCCAATCCGCTGCTGGCCGAGCTTACCGGCCGCAAACCCAGGCTCAAGGTGCTCAACAAGCAGGATCTGGCCGACCCCGAGCGCACCGCGCTGTGGCTGGCCTGGTACCAGGCCCAGGACGGCACCAGCGCCGTGGCACTGGACGCATCCGGGCCTGCGCCCGTCCGCCAACTGATAGCCGACTGCCACCGGCTGGCGCCCCACCGGGGCGGCATGGCCAAGCCCATGCGTGTGCTGATCTGCGGCGTGCCGAACGTGGGCAAGTCGACGCTGATCAACCGCCTGAGCCACAAGCGCCAGGCCAAGACCGGCGACGAAGCCGGCGTCACCCGACAGGAGCAACGCATCACGCTGGCCGATGACTTCTACCTGTGGGACACGCCGGGCATGCTGTGGCCGCGCATCATCGTGCCCGAGAGCGGCGACCACTTGGCCGCCAGCGGCGCCATAGGCCGCAATGCCTACGACGAAGAACTGGTCGCGCTGCAACTGCTGCGCCGTCTGCAACGGCACTATGCCCCGCTGCTGGAGGCACGCTACCGGCTCGGCCTGCCCGCAGACGCCCTGGCCAGCCTGCACGACGAAGAACTGCTCCAGGCCATTGGCCGCAAACGCGGCGCCATGCAGGATGGCGGCCAAGTGAACCGGCAAAAGACCGCCGAGATCGTGCTGACCGATTTCCGCAGCGCCAGCCTGGGCCGCATCACACTGGAAACCCCGCGAGAATTCGACGCTTGGCGCGCCGCCGCCCTGGCCCGGGACGCCGAGCGCCAGGCGAGCAAGGACGCGCGCCGCAAAGCCAGGAGCGCGGGCCAGGGTGCATATGCACCCGCATCGGCGCGCAAGCCAGGCTGAGCGCCTGCGCCTTGTTACCATCGCTTTCCACCCAAGAGGCATCCACCATGTGCGGCATCGTCGGCGCGGTCTCCACGCGCAACATCGTTCCCATTCTCGTCCAGGGCCTGCAACGGCTGGAATACCGGGGCTATGACTCCTGCGGCGTGGCCGTGCATGCCGCCAGCCGCCATGCGCCGCACCGTGGCGCGGGCCTGCAACGCGCCCGCAGCACAGCCCGCGTGGCCGAGTTGTTGCAACAGGTGCAGGCCGAGCATATCGACGGCGCCACCGGCATTGCCCACACCCGCTGGGCCACCCATGGTGCGCCTGCGCAGCACAACGCCCACCCCCATTTCAGCCATGGCCGGGGACATGCAGGAGCAACGGCAGGCAGCGCTCGAGACGCAGCGGGCCGCGCGGGAGACGCGCAGGGCAAGGCCGGAGATGCGCAGGGCAAGGCCGGAGACGCGCAGGGCAAGGCCGGAGACGCGGAGGGCCGCGTGGCCCTCGTGCACAACGGCATCATCGAAAACCACGAAGAACTGAGCGCAGCCCTGCAAGCCAGCGGCTATCTGTTTACCAGCCAGACCGACACCGAGGTCATCGCGCATCTGATCGACAGCCACTACAGCGGCGACCTGCTGGCCGCCGTGCAGGCCAGCGTGGTGCAGTTGCATGGCGCCTACGCCATCGCCGTGATGCACAAGGACGAACCCCACCGCGTGGTGGGCGCGTGCGCAGGCTCGCCGCTGGTCCTGGGCGTGGGCAAGAACGGCGCCGAGCATTTCCTGGCCAGCGACGCCATGGCCCTGGCCGGCGTGACCGACCAGATCGTCTACCTGCAAGAGGGCGATCTGGCAGACCTGCAGCCGGGGCGCTACGCGATTGCCGGCAAGACGCAGGGTGGCGCAAGCCAACCCCTGACGCCCGCGCAACGCCCGGTGT from the Verminephrobacter eiseniae EF01-2 genome contains:
- a CDS encoding GntR family transcriptional regulator, producing MRPTPDSLHNAAAARLRAQIFAGALAPGSFLDEAALCERLAISRTPLREALKVLVAEGLLRHEPRRGCFVAEVSERDLDEIFPVMALLEGRAAHEATRRVGGADVAALEALHQRLQLCAEQGRIPDYYEANYAIHEAFITLADNRWLAQVIGDLRKILRLARLQQLHAPGRLQQSLAEHMAVFAALKARDCNAAEQAMREHLLRQRAALRDIARQQPSRLTP
- a CDS encoding metal-sensing transcriptional repressor, whose protein sequence is MNTHTSHPDIIKRLKRAEGHLKGIIAMLEAERSCLEIAQQLQAVESALGNAKKALVHDHIEHCLEHAIGDNPRDSGRAIREFKEITKYL
- the ylqF gene encoding ribosome biogenesis GTPase YlqF; translation: MAIQWFPGHMHLTRKAITERIGDIDAVIEVLDARLPGSSANPLLAELTGRKPRLKVLNKQDLADPERTALWLAWYQAQDGTSAVALDASGPAPVRQLIADCHRLAPHRGGMAKPMRVLICGVPNVGKSTLINRLSHKRQAKTGDEAGVTRQEQRITLADDFYLWDTPGMLWPRIIVPESGDHLAASGAIGRNAYDEELVALQLLRRLQRHYAPLLEARYRLGLPADALASLHDEELLQAIGRKRGAMQDGGQVNRQKTAEIVLTDFRSASLGRITLETPREFDAWRAAALARDAERQASKDARRKARSAGQGAYAPASARKPG
- a CDS encoding nickel/cobalt efflux protein RcnA, with translation MTDLLQQGVGSAWLFIPGAISLGALHGLEPGHSKAVMAAFIVAIRGTVGQAIMLGLAAMVSHTAVVWLLAFLGMRSQWNAESSEPYFQLASGMSIVAIAVWMAWRTWRGSHHHGHAALPEGAASAGQDPHELAHANEIRQRFGDGKASNRQIMLFGITSGLIPCPAAITVLLLCLQLKQVALGATLVLCFSIGLALTMVLSGVVAAISVRHVSRRWSGFGEFARRVPYVSSALIVSLGLYVSYCGWMALSGVA